The following coding sequences lie in one Arachis ipaensis cultivar K30076 chromosome B05, Araip1.1, whole genome shotgun sequence genomic window:
- the LOC107639919 gene encoding RING-H2 finger protein ATL29-like: MSSSSSSPSSESDHRGGTAASTAYNTPPILVALVLIVLVICFVCFTLLYFCRCYFVSIIHTLAFHRSPSANAATTTTASATANTINNAPNSPFMGLDASLLHEFPTFPYSSVKDLRKEKKYALECAICLLEFEDDTVLRLLTVCRHVFHQECVDLWLQRHKTCPVCRTDLETRKSSASSITHDHDRQSAAVGDDGNGDDDVCIDVKEGDDDGINRFLRSHSTGHSIVMVREEGRNDEDDDRYRLRLQEDAELRVVNNDMKKKKNHQYSRSCESYKEMMMMMAAAKPLVPPCTNCGYVDHHTLSAPSSSSRVGAN, translated from the coding sequence ATGTCGTCTTCTTCGTCTTCACCATCATCAGAATCAGATCACAGAGGAGGAACAGCAGCATCAACAGCATACAACACACCACCAATACTCGTAGCTCTCGTCCTCATCGTCCTCGTCATCTGCTTCGTCTGCTTCACCCTCCTCTACTTCTGCCGCTGCTACTTCGTCAGCATCATCCACACCCTCGCCTTCCACCGCTCCCCCTCTGCCAAcgcagccaccaccaccaccgcctcCGCCACCGCCAACACCATCAACAACGCTCCTAATTCCCCCTTCATGGGCCTCGACGCTTCCCTCCTCCACGAATTCCCCACCTTCCCTTATTCCTCCGTCAAGGATCTCCGCAAGGAGAAGAAGTACGCCCTTGAATGCGCCATCTGTCTCTTGGAGTTCGAGGACGACACCGTTCTCCGCTTGCTCACCGTTTGCCGCCACGTGTTCCACCAAGAGTGCGTTGATCTCTGGCTTCAACGACACAAGACCTGCCCCGTTTGCCGCACTGATCTTGAAACCAGAAAGTCTTCTGCTTCTTCGATTACTCACGATCACGACAGGCAGAGTGCTGCTGTTGGAGACGACGGTAATGGTGATGATGACGTCTGCATTGACGTCAAAGAAGGCGACGACGACGGTATTAACAGATTCTTGCGGTCGCATTCGACGGGGCATTCAATAGTTATGgttagagaagaaggaagaaacgACGAAGATGATGATAGGTATAGGTTGAGGTTGCAGGAGGATGCAGAGTTGAGAGTTGTTAACAATgatatgaagaagaagaagaatcaccAATACTCGAGAAGCTGCGAGAGTTACAaggagatgatgatgatgatggcggCGGCTAAGCCCCTTGTTCCGCCTTGTACTAACTGTGGTTATGTTGATCATCACACTCTCTccgctccttcttcttcttcgcgtgttGGTGCTAACTGA
- the LOC107642329 gene encoding zinc finger CCCH domain-containing protein 12 isoform X2: protein MDYSRDGDVVQIIAGAANDPSVWATEEDYKFWNNDGDSTPSNSGGGSGYDQRKKARSSQDNNATTSSSNNNSNRAKAIGKMFFKTKLCCKFRAGTCPYVTNCNFAHSVEELRRPPPNWQEIVAAHEEERANAGSDTVVPAREEFQIPILGSSNYSGESQRSYKGRHCKKFYTEEGCPYGDSCTFLHDEQSKYRESVAISLGPGGYGGGGGGAGGGGGGGGTGSGGGASAGAAAGAGGGGNGNGPNSKPSNWKTRICNKWEMTGYCPFGNKCHFAHGAAELHRYGGGLVEGESRDPASAAAPDAKQGGVPSKSPADNVVASVTPVAHSDSMYHMGVPSQRPTIVLQRPGQRAHQKWKGPDKISRIYGDWIDDIE, encoded by the exons ATGGATTACAGCCGAGACGGCGACGTCGTTCAAATCATCGCCGGCGCCGCTAATGACCCTTCCGTCTGGGCAACCGAAGAGGACTACAAATTCTGGAACAACGACGGTGACAGCACGCCTTCCAATTCCGGCGGAGGAAGCGGGTACGACCAGAGGAAGAAGGCAAGAAGCTCTCAGGACAACAACGCAACGACGTCGTCGAGCAACAACAATAGCAACAGGGCGAAGGCCATAGGGAAGATGTTCTTCAAGACCAAACTGTGCTGCAAGTTCCGTGCCGGAACCTGCCCTTACGTCACCAACTGCAACTTCGCCCACTCCGTCGAAGAGCTCCGCCGCCCTCCACCCAACTGGCAGGAGATCGTCGCGGCTCACGAGGAGGAGAGGGCCAACGCTGGCTCCGACACTGTTGTTCCCGCCAGGGAGGAGTTCCAGATTCCCATTTTGGGGTCTTCCAATTACTCCGGCGAGTCGCAGCGGTCTTACAAGGGTAGGCATTGCAAGAAGTTCTATACAGAAGAAGGGTGTCCCTATGGGGATAGTTGCACTTTTCTTCATGATGAGCAATCCAAGTATAGAGAGAGTGTGGCTATAAGCTTGGGCCCTGGTGGCTATGGTGGTGGAGGGGGTGGTGCCGGTGGAGGAGGGGGTGGTGGAGGTACTGGAAGTGGCGGTGGTGCCAGTGCTGGTGCTGCTGCTGGTGCTGGTGGAGGTGGGAATGGGAATGGGCCTAATTCGAAGCCTTCGAATTGGAAGACGAGGATTTGTAACAAGTGGGAGATGACAGGGTATTGTCCCTTCGGAAACAAGTGCCATTTTGCTCATGGTGCAGCAG AATTGCATCGGTATGGAGGTGGGCTTGTAGAGGGAGAAAGTAGAGACCCTGCTTCTGCTGCTGCTCCCGACGCGAAGCAGGGAGGCGTACCTTCAAAATCTCCTGCTGATAATGTGGTTGCATCAGTTACCCCGGTTGCGCATTCGGATTCGATGTATCACATGGGAGTTCCTTCACAAAGGCCTACGATTGTGCTTCAGAGGCCTGGACAGAGAGCGCACCAGAAGTGGAAAGGTCCTGATAAAATCAGTAGAATATATGGTGATTGGATTGACGACATTGAATAG
- the LOC107642329 gene encoding zinc finger CCCH domain-containing protein 56 isoform X1, with protein MDYSRDGDVVQIIAGAANDPSVWATEEDYKFWNNDGDSTPSNSGGGSGYDQRKKARSSQDNNATTSSSNNNSNRAKAIGKMFFKTKLCCKFRAGTCPYVTNCNFAHSVEELRRPPPNWQEIVAAHEEERANAGSDTVVPAREEFQIPILGSSNYSGESQRSYKGRHCKKFYTEEGCPYGDSCTFLHDEQSKYRESVAISLGPGGYGGGGGGAGGGGGGGGTGSGGGASAGAAAGAGGGGNGNGPNSKPSNWKTRICNKWEMTGYCPFGNKCHFAHGAAASHLHGKKFDSGVMTAELHRYGGGLVEGESRDPASAAAPDAKQGGVPSKSPADNVVASVTPVAHSDSMYHMGVPSQRPTIVLQRPGQRAHQKWKGPDKISRIYGDWIDDIE; from the exons ATGGATTACAGCCGAGACGGCGACGTCGTTCAAATCATCGCCGGCGCCGCTAATGACCCTTCCGTCTGGGCAACCGAAGAGGACTACAAATTCTGGAACAACGACGGTGACAGCACGCCTTCCAATTCCGGCGGAGGAAGCGGGTACGACCAGAGGAAGAAGGCAAGAAGCTCTCAGGACAACAACGCAACGACGTCGTCGAGCAACAACAATAGCAACAGGGCGAAGGCCATAGGGAAGATGTTCTTCAAGACCAAACTGTGCTGCAAGTTCCGTGCCGGAACCTGCCCTTACGTCACCAACTGCAACTTCGCCCACTCCGTCGAAGAGCTCCGCCGCCCTCCACCCAACTGGCAGGAGATCGTCGCGGCTCACGAGGAGGAGAGGGCCAACGCTGGCTCCGACACTGTTGTTCCCGCCAGGGAGGAGTTCCAGATTCCCATTTTGGGGTCTTCCAATTACTCCGGCGAGTCGCAGCGGTCTTACAAGGGTAGGCATTGCAAGAAGTTCTATACAGAAGAAGGGTGTCCCTATGGGGATAGTTGCACTTTTCTTCATGATGAGCAATCCAAGTATAGAGAGAGTGTGGCTATAAGCTTGGGCCCTGGTGGCTATGGTGGTGGAGGGGGTGGTGCCGGTGGAGGAGGGGGTGGTGGAGGTACTGGAAGTGGCGGTGGTGCCAGTGCTGGTGCTGCTGCTGGTGCTGGTGGAGGTGGGAATGGGAATGGGCCTAATTCGAAGCCTTCGAATTGGAAGACGAGGATTTGTAACAAGTGGGAGATGACAGGGTATTGTCCCTTCGGAAACAAGTGCCATTTTGCTCATGGTGCAGCAG CAAGCCACCTACATGGAAAAAAGTTTGACTCTGGTGTTATGACCGCAGAATTGCATCGGTATGGAGGTGGGCTTGTAGAGGGAGAAAGTAGAGACCCTGCTTCTGCTGCTGCTCCCGACGCGAAGCAGGGAGGCGTACCTTCAAAATCTCCTGCTGATAATGTGGTTGCATCAGTTACCCCGGTTGCGCATTCGGATTCGATGTATCACATGGGAGTTCCTTCACAAAGGCCTACGATTGTGCTTCAGAGGCCTGGACAGAGAGCGCACCAGAAGTGGAAAGGTCCTGATAAAATCAGTAGAATATATGGTGATTGGATTGACGACATTGAATAG
- the LOC107642330 gene encoding cinnamoyl-CoA reductase-like SNL6: MAPSFDHTAQTVCVMDASAHLGFALVHTLLHRGYTVHASFQTQGEDMLKGISTDPNKLKIFRSDPFDYQSIMDSLKGCSALFYSFQPPSDQPDYDEYMADVEVRAAHNVLEACAQTESIEKVVFTSSATAVVWREDRKSMELDLDERHWSDVNFCRKFKLWHAMSKTMAEKTAWALAMDRGMNMVSINAGLLMSPDLSISNPYLRGAAEMYEDGVFVTVDLPFLVDAHICVYEDVSSYGRYLCFNHIINTQDDALRLARILTPDAASSLPQREECGKSFIEQRISNKKLNKLMVDFEA; the protein is encoded by the exons ATGGCACCCTCATTCGACCACACCGCTCAAACCGTTTGTGTAATGGACGCTTCGGCCCATTTGGGCTTCGCCCTTGTCCACACACTCCTTCATAGGGGCTACACCGTTCATGCCTCCTTTCAAACACAAG GGGAAGATATGTTGAAGGGGATTTCTACTGACCCAAACAAGCTTAAGATATTCCGCTCAGACCCATTTGATTATCAAAGCATCATGGATTCCCTTAAAGGCTGCTCTGCTTTGTTCTACTCTTTTCAACCTCCTTCTGATCAACCTGATTATGAT GAATACATGGCTGACGTGGAGGTAAGGGCTGCACACAACGTGCTTGAAGCTTGTGCACAAACAGAAAGCATTGAGAAAGTTGTTTTTACATCCTCAGCCACCGCTGTTGTTTGGAGAGAGGATCGTAAAAGCATGGAACTTGACTTGGACGAGAGGCATTGGAGCGATGTCAATTTCTGTCGTAAATTCAAG TTGTGGCATGCAATGTCAAAGACGATGGCAGAGAAGACAGCGTGGGCCCTAGCAATGGACAGAGGGATGAATATGGTGTCAATCAACGCAGGTCTTTTGATGTCTCCTGATCTCTCCATCAGCAATCCTTACCTCAGAGGAGCCGCTGAGATGTACGAGGATGGTGTCTTTGTAACCGTTGATCTTCCTTTTCTCGTCGACGCACACATCTGCGTCTACGAGGATGTCTCATCCTACGGTCGTTATTTGTGCTTCAATCATATTATTAACACCCAAGACGATGCCCTTCGCCTCGCCCGCATCTTGACCCCTGATGCTGCTTCTTCCTTGCCTCAAAG AGAGGAGTGTGGGAAGAGTTTTATAGAGCAGAGAATAAGCAACAAGAAGCTGAACAAGTTGATGGTCGACTTTGAGGCTTGA